A single window of Bombus pascuorum chromosome 1, iyBomPasc1.1, whole genome shotgun sequence DNA harbors:
- the LOC132907146 gene encoding myb-like protein D yields MYVCKSIIIPSIPRKRSFVNKIISSTKKLSDETVFRALIYNKYTCNATKNFDTMNDICTFMQKNSNNNVYYKMQKHDIKRHIGTFEKNSKDKGRRDDNQKGDINMIDSSSNMRNKLKQVQDNMRKHKNSEKVRLDKKEHKYSKIEYYTRELNSFAPITLQQSKQKNKKMQKAVQNFKPYIKGKVKELKDKLLEYQFHINKIQSNYTTEDIVTLQDANHTVFIFNSIMSKLKEELSQLQEELKDSYIEWIRIINSCNHTVSNEQDKLTINSNDLEIVESEISSQNSSCNEIFSTNAYKKQSSNINKSSKKNIWERNNNTILQQNIRHDKNNEISSNTMDTNIVNTKQISNETGNNNDTLQSRQNPSSTLNKFKDTNTTKVLRSTYSTVGKKSTNYTLNKNSSCQNIIDTLKQLDDDERVLAQNEPIKKKRRLIDYDSDVSNKCSIVSLYSSRHMRTQNIKQVDKVIHVNEDTYSEDSGSLIFEPIPFSNSKVLTPRSDSDERDTFRSNKIPNFNIHLKAKSNHDSQIVSKKPVALLNTNNSNRKYWIESTQHKILNLNGNSVYQIEPNMDKKLQMICQVVLHKYTQ; encoded by the exons atgtatgtatgtaaatcTATTATTATACCTTCCATTCCCAG GAAAAGAAGTtttgtaaacaaaattatttcatcgacAAAGAAACTTAGTGACGAGACAGTTTTTCGTGcgttaatatataataaatatacatgtaatgCAACAAAAAATTTTGATACGATGAATGATATATGTACTTTCAtgcaaaaaaattcaaataataatgtatattataagatGCAAAAACATGACATTAAAAGACACATAGGcacgtttgaaaaaaatagTAAGGATAAAGGAAGGAGAGATGATAATCAAAAAGGTGATATAAATATGATTGATAGTAGTAGCAACATGAGGAATAAACTAAAACAAGTTCAAGATAATATGAGAAAACACAAAAATAGTGAAAAAGTAAGACtcgataaaaaagaacataagtatagtaaaatagaatattatactCGTGAATTAAATTCATTCGCACCCATTACTCTGCAGCAAagtaaacagaaaaataaaaagatgcaGAAGGCCGTTCAAAATTTTAAGCCTTATATTAAAGGGAAAGTAAAAGAACTAAAAGATAAACTTTTAGAATATCAGTTCCACATAAATAAGATACAATCAAACTATACTACAGAAGATATAGTAACATTGCAGGATGCTAATCATACAGTATTCATTTTCAATAGTATTATGAGCAAATTAAAAGAGGAACTATCTCAACTAcaagaagaattaaaagattCTTATATTGAGTGGATTAGAATCATTAATAGTTGTAATCATACTGTTTCAAATGAACAGGATAAATTGACTATTAATAGTAATGATCTGGAAATAGTAGAAAGTGAAATAAGTTCGCAAAATAGCAGTtgcaatgaaatattttcaacaaatgcTTATAAAAAACAATCatcaaacataaataaaagttcaaaaaagaatatttgggAGAGAAATAACAATACTATACTTCAGCAGAATATTAGACATGAtaagaataatgaaatatcatcAAACACAATGGATACTAACATTGTAAATACAAAGCAGATCTCAAACGAAACTGGTAACAACAATGATACTTTACAAAGTAGACAAAATCCATCATCCACGctcaataaatttaaagatactaATACAACTAAAGTACTCAGAAGTACATACTCTACAGTGGGAaaaaaaagtacaaattacacattaaataaaaattcatcatgtcaaaatattatagatacaTTGAAGCAATTAGATGATGATGAACGAGTTTTAGCTCAAAATGAgccaataaaaaagaaaagacggtTAATAGATTATGACAGTGATGTAAGTAATAAGTGTAGTATAGTGTCTTTGTATAGTTCAAGACACATGCGTACACAAAACATTAAACAGGTAGATAAGGTGATACATGTAAATGAAGACACATATTCTGAGGACTCTGgaagtttaatttttgaacCTATCCCATTCAGTAATTCAAAAGTTCTAACACCAAGATCTGATTCAGATGAAAGAGATACCTTTCGATCTAACAAAATacctaattttaatatacatttaaaagCTAAAAGTAATCATGATTCTCAAATTGTATCGAAAAAACCTGTTGCTCTTTTAAAcacaaataattcaaatagAAAGTATTGGATAGAATCCACTCAACATAAAATCTTGAATCTAAACGGAAATTCAGTATATCAAATTGAACCTAATATGGATAAAAAGTTACAAATGATATGCCAAGTGGTACTACATAAATACACACAGTAA
- the LOC132907154 gene encoding citrate synthase, mitochondrial-like isoform X2, translating to MLQPWRGLRFLVRTVSTTRGVPSTSVNLKEALCEKIPIHYDILRNIRQEHGSSVISQITVENIYQGLNGVNTMVRETSEIDPKYGIRYRGLTIPEVVTLLPREGKSPSAESVFWLLLTGDIPTQEQTASLIADWSTRRQKKKDWWSGPGGGIVGSVLQTLPKTTSPLGKLSVALTVFDSRSHMNEALKNGALSYTHWEYMYEDSMELLATLPAIVGLIAKGELKNLEEENGDWIQFLSECLCNAFDISKNHKKSLMDFLRLYIVLNADENGGIPGVHVTEILGASQSYVNQALAAGALAYTEEPKSGTISEYMEFQTKIQRLLGQESKEEKLRNYITSVIQRDKLAGYKEAEICDPKYAVLENYAREHLPNDSGVKLSQTITKILSTMMKSAKGKNIYPEQNAIAAPIFQFYGLKDMEFNQILLCMSRALGAVASIIWTRAVNASVEQPTSKCTYSYLNSIQGTRGKRKRGKHTKNIRK from the exons ATGCTTCAGCCTTGGAGAGGACTGCGATTCCTCGTGCGAACG GTGAGTACAACGAGAGGTGTTCCTAGCACAAGCGTAAACTTGAAGGAGGCTTTGTGTGAAAAGATTCCCATACACTATGATATATTGAGAAATATCCGTCAAGAACATGGATCGTCGGTGATCAGTCAGATCAccgtggaaaatatttatcaaggaTTAAATGGAGTGAACACTATGGTTAGAGAAACTTCTGAGATTGATCCAAAATATGGG ATTAGATATAGGGGACTAACGATACCGGAAGTTGTTACGCTGTTACCTCGAGAAGGAAAGTCGCCAAGTGCGGAATCTGTATTTTGGTTGCTTTTAACCGGGGATATTCCAACGCAAGAACAAACAGCATCGCTAATCGCTGATTGGTCTACACGACgtcaaaagaagaaagattggTGGTCAGGACCAGGTGGTGGAATCGTCGGTTCCGTGCTTCAAACGTTACCAAAAACAACGTCTCCTCTTGGAAAACTGTCAGTGGCTCTTACCGTTTTTGATTCTCGCAGTCACATGAATGAAGCTTTAAAAAATGGCGCCTTGAGTTATACTCATTGGGAA TACATGTATGAAGATAGTATGGAATTACTAGCAACGCTACCGGCAATAGTCGGTCTAATCGCTAAAGGCGAATTGAAGAACTTGGAAGAAGAGAACGGCGACtggatacaatttttatcagaATGTTTATGTAACGCATTTGACATTTCGAAAAACCACAAGAAATCGTTGATGGACTTCCTTCGATTATACATTGTTCTGAACGC AGATGAAAATGGCGGAATACCTGGCGTTCATGTTACAGAAATACTCGGTGCTTCTCAATCATACGTCAACCAGGCTCTTGCAGCAGGAGCTTTAGCATATACCGAGGAACCTAAAAGCGGCACAATTTCAGAA TATATGGAATTCCAAACAAAAATACAGCGCCTTCTTGGCCAAGAATCGAAGGAGGAAAAGTTAAGGAACTATATAACCAGTGTAATTCAAAGGGATAAATTAGCTGGTTACAAAGAAGCAGAGATTTGCGATCCGAAATACGCCGTATTGGAAAATTATGCAAGAGAACATTTACCAAATGATTCTGGTGTAAAG TTGTCACAAACCATCACTAAAATTCTTTCTACAATGATGAAATCtgcaaaaggaaaaaatatttatcccGAACAAAATGCAATTGCTGCACCTATTTTTCAa TTCTATGGGCTGAAAGACATGGAATTCAATCAAATATTACTGTGCATGTCGCGAGCTTTGGGTGCAGTTGCATCGATCATTTGGACAAGAGCTGTTAATGCTTCGGTTGAACAACCAACATCCAAATGCActtattcttatttaaattctatccAAGGGACAAGAGGAAAACGTAAACGAGGGAAgcatacaaaaaatattcggaaataa
- the LOC132907154 gene encoding citrate synthase, mitochondrial-like isoform X1 yields MLQPWRGLRFLVRTVILKNMKNYSDINFHGQRHVLTVSTTRGVPSTSVNLKEALCEKIPIHYDILRNIRQEHGSSVISQITVENIYQGLNGVNTMVRETSEIDPKYGIRYRGLTIPEVVTLLPREGKSPSAESVFWLLLTGDIPTQEQTASLIADWSTRRQKKKDWWSGPGGGIVGSVLQTLPKTTSPLGKLSVALTVFDSRSHMNEALKNGALSYTHWEYMYEDSMELLATLPAIVGLIAKGELKNLEEENGDWIQFLSECLCNAFDISKNHKKSLMDFLRLYIVLNADENGGIPGVHVTEILGASQSYVNQALAAGALAYTEEPKSGTISEYMEFQTKIQRLLGQESKEEKLRNYITSVIQRDKLAGYKEAEICDPKYAVLENYAREHLPNDSGVKLSQTITKILSTMMKSAKGKNIYPEQNAIAAPIFQFYGLKDMEFNQILLCMSRALGAVASIIWTRAVNASVEQPTSKCTYSYLNSIQGTRGKRKRGKHTKNIRK; encoded by the exons ATGCTTCAGCCTTGGAGAGGACTGCGATTCCTCGTGCGAACGGTGATTCTAAAGAATATGAAGAATTACAGCGACATTAACTTCCACGGACAACGACACGTATTGACG GTGAGTACAACGAGAGGTGTTCCTAGCACAAGCGTAAACTTGAAGGAGGCTTTGTGTGAAAAGATTCCCATACACTATGATATATTGAGAAATATCCGTCAAGAACATGGATCGTCGGTGATCAGTCAGATCAccgtggaaaatatttatcaaggaTTAAATGGAGTGAACACTATGGTTAGAGAAACTTCTGAGATTGATCCAAAATATGGG ATTAGATATAGGGGACTAACGATACCGGAAGTTGTTACGCTGTTACCTCGAGAAGGAAAGTCGCCAAGTGCGGAATCTGTATTTTGGTTGCTTTTAACCGGGGATATTCCAACGCAAGAACAAACAGCATCGCTAATCGCTGATTGGTCTACACGACgtcaaaagaagaaagattggTGGTCAGGACCAGGTGGTGGAATCGTCGGTTCCGTGCTTCAAACGTTACCAAAAACAACGTCTCCTCTTGGAAAACTGTCAGTGGCTCTTACCGTTTTTGATTCTCGCAGTCACATGAATGAAGCTTTAAAAAATGGCGCCTTGAGTTATACTCATTGGGAA TACATGTATGAAGATAGTATGGAATTACTAGCAACGCTACCGGCAATAGTCGGTCTAATCGCTAAAGGCGAATTGAAGAACTTGGAAGAAGAGAACGGCGACtggatacaatttttatcagaATGTTTATGTAACGCATTTGACATTTCGAAAAACCACAAGAAATCGTTGATGGACTTCCTTCGATTATACATTGTTCTGAACGC AGATGAAAATGGCGGAATACCTGGCGTTCATGTTACAGAAATACTCGGTGCTTCTCAATCATACGTCAACCAGGCTCTTGCAGCAGGAGCTTTAGCATATACCGAGGAACCTAAAAGCGGCACAATTTCAGAA TATATGGAATTCCAAACAAAAATACAGCGCCTTCTTGGCCAAGAATCGAAGGAGGAAAAGTTAAGGAACTATATAACCAGTGTAATTCAAAGGGATAAATTAGCTGGTTACAAAGAAGCAGAGATTTGCGATCCGAAATACGCCGTATTGGAAAATTATGCAAGAGAACATTTACCAAATGATTCTGGTGTAAAG TTGTCACAAACCATCACTAAAATTCTTTCTACAATGATGAAATCtgcaaaaggaaaaaatatttatcccGAACAAAATGCAATTGCTGCACCTATTTTTCAa TTCTATGGGCTGAAAGACATGGAATTCAATCAAATATTACTGTGCATGTCGCGAGCTTTGGGTGCAGTTGCATCGATCATTTGGACAAGAGCTGTTAATGCTTCGGTTGAACAACCAACATCCAAATGCActtattcttatttaaattctatccAAGGGACAAGAGGAAAACGTAAACGAGGGAAgcatacaaaaaatattcggaaataa
- the LOC132907154 gene encoding citrate synthase, mitochondrial-like isoform X3, translating to MVRETSEIDPKYGIRYRGLTIPEVVTLLPREGKSPSAESVFWLLLTGDIPTQEQTASLIADWSTRRQKKKDWWSGPGGGIVGSVLQTLPKTTSPLGKLSVALTVFDSRSHMNEALKNGALSYTHWEYMYEDSMELLATLPAIVGLIAKGELKNLEEENGDWIQFLSECLCNAFDISKNHKKSLMDFLRLYIVLNADENGGIPGVHVTEILGASQSYVNQALAAGALAYTEEPKSGTISEYMEFQTKIQRLLGQESKEEKLRNYITSVIQRDKLAGYKEAEICDPKYAVLENYAREHLPNDSGVKLSQTITKILSTMMKSAKGKNIYPEQNAIAAPIFQFYGLKDMEFNQILLCMSRALGAVASIIWTRAVNASVEQPTSKCTYSYLNSIQGTRGKRKRGKHTKNIRK from the exons ATGGTTAGAGAAACTTCTGAGATTGATCCAAAATATGGG ATTAGATATAGGGGACTAACGATACCGGAAGTTGTTACGCTGTTACCTCGAGAAGGAAAGTCGCCAAGTGCGGAATCTGTATTTTGGTTGCTTTTAACCGGGGATATTCCAACGCAAGAACAAACAGCATCGCTAATCGCTGATTGGTCTACACGACgtcaaaagaagaaagattggTGGTCAGGACCAGGTGGTGGAATCGTCGGTTCCGTGCTTCAAACGTTACCAAAAACAACGTCTCCTCTTGGAAAACTGTCAGTGGCTCTTACCGTTTTTGATTCTCGCAGTCACATGAATGAAGCTTTAAAAAATGGCGCCTTGAGTTATACTCATTGGGAA TACATGTATGAAGATAGTATGGAATTACTAGCAACGCTACCGGCAATAGTCGGTCTAATCGCTAAAGGCGAATTGAAGAACTTGGAAGAAGAGAACGGCGACtggatacaatttttatcagaATGTTTATGTAACGCATTTGACATTTCGAAAAACCACAAGAAATCGTTGATGGACTTCCTTCGATTATACATTGTTCTGAACGC AGATGAAAATGGCGGAATACCTGGCGTTCATGTTACAGAAATACTCGGTGCTTCTCAATCATACGTCAACCAGGCTCTTGCAGCAGGAGCTTTAGCATATACCGAGGAACCTAAAAGCGGCACAATTTCAGAA TATATGGAATTCCAAACAAAAATACAGCGCCTTCTTGGCCAAGAATCGAAGGAGGAAAAGTTAAGGAACTATATAACCAGTGTAATTCAAAGGGATAAATTAGCTGGTTACAAAGAAGCAGAGATTTGCGATCCGAAATACGCCGTATTGGAAAATTATGCAAGAGAACATTTACCAAATGATTCTGGTGTAAAG TTGTCACAAACCATCACTAAAATTCTTTCTACAATGATGAAATCtgcaaaaggaaaaaatatttatcccGAACAAAATGCAATTGCTGCACCTATTTTTCAa TTCTATGGGCTGAAAGACATGGAATTCAATCAAATATTACTGTGCATGTCGCGAGCTTTGGGTGCAGTTGCATCGATCATTTGGACAAGAGCTGTTAATGCTTCGGTTGAACAACCAACATCCAAATGCActtattcttatttaaattctatccAAGGGACAAGAGGAAAACGTAAACGAGGGAAgcatacaaaaaatattcggaaataa
- the LOC132907154 gene encoding citrate synthase, mitochondrial-like isoform X4 — protein sequence MGYRGLTIPEVVTLLPREGKSPSAESVFWLLLTGDIPTQEQTASLIADWSTRRQKKKDWWSGPGGGIVGSVLQTLPKTTSPLGKLSVALTVFDSRSHMNEALKNGALSYTHWEYMYEDSMELLATLPAIVGLIAKGELKNLEEENGDWIQFLSECLCNAFDISKNHKKSLMDFLRLYIVLNADENGGIPGVHVTEILGASQSYVNQALAAGALAYTEEPKSGTISEYMEFQTKIQRLLGQESKEEKLRNYITSVIQRDKLAGYKEAEICDPKYAVLENYAREHLPNDSGVKLSQTITKILSTMMKSAKGKNIYPEQNAIAAPIFQFYGLKDMEFNQILLCMSRALGAVASIIWTRAVNASVEQPTSKCTYSYLNSIQGTRGKRKRGKHTKNIRK from the exons ATGGG ATATAGGGGACTAACGATACCGGAAGTTGTTACGCTGTTACCTCGAGAAGGAAAGTCGCCAAGTGCGGAATCTGTATTTTGGTTGCTTTTAACCGGGGATATTCCAACGCAAGAACAAACAGCATCGCTAATCGCTGATTGGTCTACACGACgtcaaaagaagaaagattggTGGTCAGGACCAGGTGGTGGAATCGTCGGTTCCGTGCTTCAAACGTTACCAAAAACAACGTCTCCTCTTGGAAAACTGTCAGTGGCTCTTACCGTTTTTGATTCTCGCAGTCACATGAATGAAGCTTTAAAAAATGGCGCCTTGAGTTATACTCATTGGGAA TACATGTATGAAGATAGTATGGAATTACTAGCAACGCTACCGGCAATAGTCGGTCTAATCGCTAAAGGCGAATTGAAGAACTTGGAAGAAGAGAACGGCGACtggatacaatttttatcagaATGTTTATGTAACGCATTTGACATTTCGAAAAACCACAAGAAATCGTTGATGGACTTCCTTCGATTATACATTGTTCTGAACGC AGATGAAAATGGCGGAATACCTGGCGTTCATGTTACAGAAATACTCGGTGCTTCTCAATCATACGTCAACCAGGCTCTTGCAGCAGGAGCTTTAGCATATACCGAGGAACCTAAAAGCGGCACAATTTCAGAA TATATGGAATTCCAAACAAAAATACAGCGCCTTCTTGGCCAAGAATCGAAGGAGGAAAAGTTAAGGAACTATATAACCAGTGTAATTCAAAGGGATAAATTAGCTGGTTACAAAGAAGCAGAGATTTGCGATCCGAAATACGCCGTATTGGAAAATTATGCAAGAGAACATTTACCAAATGATTCTGGTGTAAAG TTGTCACAAACCATCACTAAAATTCTTTCTACAATGATGAAATCtgcaaaaggaaaaaatatttatcccGAACAAAATGCAATTGCTGCACCTATTTTTCAa TTCTATGGGCTGAAAGACATGGAATTCAATCAAATATTACTGTGCATGTCGCGAGCTTTGGGTGCAGTTGCATCGATCATTTGGACAAGAGCTGTTAATGCTTCGGTTGAACAACCAACATCCAAATGCActtattcttatttaaattctatccAAGGGACAAGAGGAAAACGTAAACGAGGGAAgcatacaaaaaatattcggaaataa